GAATTCTCGGGGTATTTTCGCTTGAAGCCTCGATGGGCGATTATCTGCGGCGCATCGGTGGCTGGACGGTTAGCGGTGTGTCTGCCTCGTGGGTTTAATTGTTGTGTACATACTGGTTGAGTCTGGGGATGGCTTTTCTTGTGACGGAGGGTTCTTCTGATGCTGTTCTTCCATGTCGAAGATCATTGTAGTAGTTGATAAGATGTTGGAGAGTTGTTTATGTTGCAATGGGACGAGCCGGAGATAAGAGCGTAGATCCGTTGTCAATCACATGATTCCCCAGTAAGGCTGACTGTCACTTTGGACTTGCtactctacggagtacacttTACAGACACAACGATAGCAGATGAAATAGTTGGTATTCAGCTGCTGAAGCTGTTATTCATTCTAGCAACCTCATCCTTGTGTTCCTGCGCAGCCAAATACATCCCCTTTGCCTAGTTGTCAACGTTCTTTCAGCTACGATATGTTCACGATATTCTTCCAATTGGAGATACCTAATAAAGCCCAGACGGAAGCGCTTTCTCGCCCCCGCAGACCTGGGTATTTCCGTTGGTTATTTAGCAAGCTCGAGCAGTGAGATACCCTGATACGCACGCTTCGTACTTTCCAGATTCCTCTGCCAGTTCCGCTGGCCGGAGGTGCCACTCCCTATTCCTTTCGGAATCATCTCGTCTGTACCTGCAGGGCTGCTAGCCTTGCTTACGCTGTCTAACCCTTGGCGTGCTGATGTAAACCGACGTGACGAATACTTTGCGCGTTTTGCCCCGTGGGAGAATGAGCAATTTGCTTTTATCCATGATTATTTGTTCGGGTTTCTCGATTTAGGTATGGTTTCCACTAGCTTCAGTTTCATGTAAATCAAACTAAAATTGAATGGTATTCGAAGAAGTTGGGATAAATGTGCCGAACTGGGTCCGCTTTCTAGCAATTGTGGGCAATGCATCCAACGAAAGCTGTCAGCAGTATCATACGTCTCTCGGGCTCAGTCACATTCGCCGTTTTGCAGAAGCAAAGACCCCTGAAGAACGCCGCAACTCCTTGCCTCAGAAAGTGATAAACAAAGCAACCCATTGTGCCTCGCTAAAGGTCTACAAGAATCTATACATTGGGGATACACTCTGTTATATATCGAGAGTGAaccggagcaggaatacacCCCCAAATCATGGTATCCGGGCCCCGATAATGGGCCCGAAGTTTGGCGCTGGGCACACCACTCGCAGCCCAGTAGTGAGTTCATCTTCTTACCTTCACAAGCATCGCTACGAGCATGGGCGTATGTGATGTGAAACCGGCACCGGCTTGATAGTTGGAAAGTGATGGAGAATTCTTGGGAGTATGTCGATAGAAACACGTGCGAAGAACTGGATTATGCCCGGAAGgctgagaaggaaaagatGTATGAGACGCGGGTAGAGAACATGAAACGACAAGGGAGGCTCAAATTGGCATGGCTATGATATGTGCAACCTGACTTCTGTACTTTTTACGGAATCAAAATTATTCACTAATCGTCTTCAACCATGGCATCTTCCCGCCATGTTTCCAACTCCTATTGTCGCTATCTCAACATAcgagagtactccgtacgaaTTGAAGACACGACTCAGCACCATGTCCATTTGAAAAGCGGGTGACGACCCTGAAGGGTCTTGATATGCTGTACCTCATGTGCTCTTGAGAGGCTTGCTTGATCGAGCTCGGAAGGGTGATAAGCATAGGATGTATGAGATACGGGCACATGTCATGAAGCTAAAGGGAAGGCTCTTCCCATATTTTTTGAGATGACTGAGCATGACTAGACTTAACGTCCTCTCCACCATCAAGCATGATTCATGTAATTTCTGTTTTAGTGGGGCACCTCCGACATTATTAATTGTCTCCAACCATGACCAGCATGTTCCCAACTGTTATTTTCACTTCCTAAACATACCCAGAGTGCAAATTGAAGACACTATCCAACATCATGTCCGTCAGAAAGTGGGTGACAACCCTGAAAGGTCTCGATACGCTGCACCTCCAGGAGGACATCATCCCCACACCCGGCAAAGGCGAGGTCCTCGTGGAGATCCGCGCTGTCTCGCTGAACTACCGTGACACAGAAGGTAAGCAGACAGTTGCCCCGTAAGCAGGGACAGGAATGTGATCTAACTGCAGCAGTCTGCAATGGCGAATACACCCATCACAAATCCATTGGCCAGGATGACTCCATCGTCCCGTGCTCGGATTCGTGCGGAGTAGTCATACAGGTCGGTGACGGCGTGACGACTCTCAAGACCGGCGACCGCGTCCTCTCTCCCTTCCTCCCCGATCACCTGACCGGCCAGGTCACCGAGAAGGAACTCGCCTCGGGATTGGGGTTTCCGTTGGACGGCGTGTTGGCATCGCATAGGGTATTCTCCGCGTGTGGATTGGTGAAGGCGCCAGAGTATCTGAGTAATGTGGAGGCAGCGACGTTGCCGATTGCGCCGGTCACGGCTTGGATGTCGATTAATGGCATGCGGCCGATGGGGCAAGATGGTGGTGCGGGGGAGTATGTGTTGCTGCAGGGAACGGGTGGTGTTTCAATTGCAGGGTTGCAGATTGCGAAGGCTGCGGGGGCTAAGGGTGTGTCACTTCTGCTTACTACGGGTCGGGATATACTAATGCAGTGACAGTGATTATTACCTCCTCTTCCGACGAAAAACTCGCCCAAGCAAAGGCGCTGGGCGCCGACTACACGATCAACTACCGCACAAACCCCGACTGGGAAAAGATCGTTATGGAGATGACCAACAACCACGGCGCAGATATCGTCCTCGAGACTGGTGGCGCAAAGACACTCAAGAAGAGCTTCGATTGCATTGCTTTTGGCGGTCTCATTGACTGCATCGGTTATCTGTCTGGCAAGGTGGATGAGCCGGATGACCGCACAAACGTCAACGTGCTTGCATTGCGGAGAAATGTAACCCTCAAGGGCATCATCAACGGACCCAAGGACAGATTCGAGGAGATGATTGGATTCTACGAGAAGCACCAGATCCGGCCAGTGGTGAACCGGGTGTTTCCCTTCGACCAGGCCAAGGAGGCTTTCAACTTCTTGTACAGCGGAAGCCACTTTGGCAAGGTTGTCATTACTGTATAACATAACTCATGTACATAGCCTGAACGAGATCACTGACTCGGCTGGATGTTTGCGTCCGATGGGATATCCTCCCTCAACGCCTTTCCATTGATAACAACGTTCTCACTCGCCTGCAGGACAAACAGTAGTCTTGCCCATTCCGTCTGGCTCGGGTTCTTCCATGCATGCATCGTGCCCCGTTGGATAGCGACATCTCCCCGTTTCAGCAGCTTTTTCTCCCCGGAGTCTAGAATCATCTCAACCTCCCCTTCTAGCACGATGCCGTAGTCCAAACTGACCGTCTGGTGCATGACGGGCTTGTTGCCCGGCGCGAAATCCACGTACCGACACACAGTGCCGCCAGGGTTGACCAGGCCTAGCTTTCCCGAAGAGGTAACTTCCCTGTTCTGTGCGATGTCCGTCTCATTGTTCATGTCCACGGGGAATTGGGACGTGGTGTACGGGACAAAGAAGCCCATCTCGTCGCCGAGGTTGGTCCAGGTAGCGGCATCTTCGGTGTGGACGACTGATTTCGCATCAGAGTTATGACTCGTGATGAAGCGGGTTGGCTTCGGGAGTGGGGAGAGTTGCTTGGTGTCGGTGTTAGTGGCCATTGTGGTTGTTATCTGATTGAGGATCGAGAtcgaggagaggaggatagTTGGTAGAAACATGGTGACGGTGGGGTGGTGAGATGGATATATACAGGGTATAACGCGGGTTACACGGGTTTAAGTATGTGTTGTGCGACATCCCTTGATTGGCGGCATTCCTCGGGCATGTTCTGGCCTTACACCTTCAGCTCTGAGTTATTCGAGCTATGTGTGTAGTTCTGCAATAGCGTGCGGCTGAATAGTTTATCTTGCATAGACCAATTTCAGCTCACCGCTAGTGCGATGCCGACCATTCCGTACGGAGAACGGAATTGGTTTCTGATGTTTATGTTGCCAATGGCATcacagaagaaagagaaacaATGCCATAGAATAAGAACCGGAAAGGTATATATACGTAGTTGTGATTCAAGCGGAATCCAACATATCCGCACGGATATATTACACAgatggagatatatatactacAAGAACCACCGAAATTCAGCCGCTGCTGGCCCATCCCTCAGCCTCTCCGTAGGCACATCAATCGCCCGAGCCTTCACTCCGTCCCTCCGATCCCTTCTCACGTTATCCATCCACATATAGCCTCCCAGGAGACCTGCGAGGATTGCGCCCGTCGCACCAAACACTCCCACCGTAATCAACGCTGGGAGATATTTGGGCTTGTCTTCGCTGCGGAAGACATTACTACTGACCAGGCCCATTAGGTTCGCAAGTGGAACGCCGATACTGGTGAGAAGGACACGGCGGCCTTCGTGCGCGATGTTGTTGTTGTACCATGTGCTTAGCAGGACGGACGGCGCGGAAGTGCCCCATGTCATCATGAAGGTGGCAAAGTAGGCGAGATGCAGCTGCGTGTGCACGTTGTCGATGGAGGCGTAAATCATAAACCCGGAGAAAGTAAGGAGGTAAGCCAGCGCGATGAACGGGGAGCGAAGACGAGTGAAGTCAGACGCAAAGGCGAGAATTACGCACATCACGGCACCGGTTACATTGGGCGCGACGGTGTACAGGTTCGTCTTGACGGTTGAAAAACCCAGTCGCTGCACGATCTGAGGCAGGAACAAGTTGACAGCTTGGATGGGAACACCTGTGCAGATTTCCAAACACAGAAAGACATAAGTGCTAGGATGGAGAAAGATGCGGATCGCATCGCGGAAGCGAAACGGCTCATTGACGACTGTACTGGAATCGACTTGGATGCGATGGAAGGCCAACGCTTTCTCCTCCTCGGAGAGAAACTTTGCCTCGGCTGCGCTGCGAGGAAGATACCAGTATGCGAAGATGGCGAGGAGAACTGTCACGCCGCcctcgatgatgaagaggtaTCGCCAGTTGGGAATATTGGAGTTTTTGATTTGGAAGACACCGAATGCGATGAGACCGGAAAATGCATTGGCGATGTTTGATGCTGCGTAAAATATCGCTAGTCGTCGCGCCAGCTCGCCTCGTCGGTAGAACGTGGTGAGATAGTAAATGACAAGTGGTAGGAAAGCCGATTCAGCCATTCCCAGAAACCAGCGGATAGCAAAGAGGCCGCCAAAGTTGTATGCCGCGGCAGATAACAGTGTGAACGAGCCAAAGGTGAACATGAGGATTGGCAAAACCCTCGCTGGCCCGAATTTCTTTCCCAGCATCGCCAGCGGAGGCGCGAAAATCACATACGGGACGAAAAAGATGGAAAGCAGCAAATTGTACTGATTGGGCTTGAAGTTGAGGTCTTTGCTGAGGCCGTCTGTCTCTGCATTTCCGAGATTTCCTTTGTCGAGGGCGTTAAAGAGGTCTACACCATCAGCACCATTCCTGTGTAGAATCCGAGATATACACTCAACTCACACATCAACGCCAGTATCGGAAGCAATCGCAGATCAAACCGTCGACACAGCGCACGCTCCGCTTGATGGTCAACAACCTGGACGACATCCTCGACGACTCCGGGTACAGTTTCGGCATCATGACTGTTTTGTTTGCTGGCTTCAAGGCTGGCAATTTTGCTATCGTCCGGGGTATATGGAGCCATGGTGACAATTTACTTCCAGAGTACTGGGCATAGGCCCAAGCGTCTTATAAGACATTCTGCACGGATAGCAAAACACTGCAGCTCGCTATCAGAGTTACTATCAAGATAACAACGTCGCATCATGAGTGGCCACGCGAAGAGCTTCCTGTGCGGGAGGTTACATCGGTGTGTCATGATTATAAGATGTACCCCGGATTTAGTTGCTTATCTGGGGGAACAAACATATCCTCGGTAATGCATATGCAAATAAACTCAGATATCAAGGACTTTTATTGGTGTACAGTGTGCGGAGTTATATACACGAAATCCCTTGCAGACCAGTTGACATTGGTATGTGTATGTCTGAGGCAATTACCTCCGCACGCTCCGGCTTCTCTTTGCCAGACCCATCCCACGCTTGGTCAACGCCCCAGCGTCCTCCTTCGCCTGCTCGCTTCCAGGCCCAAAGTCCGGCTTGCCACCCAGAGTACCGAAGATGTCACCGATGTAGTTGCTGGGCTTGACGCCAGCAGCGAAGGTGGTGTCCCACCCGCGCAGGATACCCTGAACAACCTGCACACCAGCGTTGTACAAATTCTGCACTGCAGGCTCGAATGCGCCCTGGTCTGCGTACAACAGGTTGTCCAGCGCAGACTGGCCTTCATATCCGCGCTCAAAGTCCGATCCCGTGCGCATGACGATGATACGCGAGAAATCGGTGAGGTTGTGCTTGGCCGCGCGCAGCAAAGCCTCCAGAGTCGCGTTGTCTTCCTGAGCCGTCGAGCAGTACACACCAGTGCCGTTTGTAAGCACGCTGGTGGTCTTGTCAAAGGCGTCGCTCAGCAGACTGCCGCTGAAGTACACATCGGTGGTGGTGACGTCGCATTCCACTACGGACGGCGCCTTAGTGCCCGCGGCATAGACTTCATCGTCGGTAGTGTACTTGGCGCGGTATTCCTGAGCAGCGGTCGAGTCGGAGAGGTTCGCGCGACGAGCAAACGAAGCCGCAATCGAGCGGAGGTCAGCGTTCAGCTCAAACACCTCGGTTCCGTAGATCGAGGTCGGGTACTCGAATGGCTTCTGGGCGCCCTGCGGGAAGTAGCTGGTCGTCCAGTTGTCGGGCAGCTCACGCAGGTCGATCTCATACTGCAGCGCAACCTGCACGGCGTACCGCGCAAAAGTCGCCGAGTTGATCGTCGTCACCTTCGGGTTGACACCGGCAATGCCTGCCACGAAGAAGTAGGTGTGCGTGAGGTCGAAGATGGGAGAGAACAGAAGCGAGGATAGGGTCACGGCGGCGTTGATCTCGCCTTCACCGGTGACGAGCTGGCAGACGCTGTAGTCGGCCGTGCAGTGGACATCCGGGAAGAGAGGCGACAGACCTGGGACCGTGATATTGTGCGCCAACAGGTTGAATTCAGGAATATCCCACCAAGCCTCAGCTTCTGGAGCAAACATGGACACGATAAAGACCTTGGGAGTAATTTTATGCTTGCCAGTCAGCTGGACGCCATGACCCGGGGTAGCTGAGACGGCAGTCCACAGCGAGCTGACAGCCAAGAGCCCGGCGCTAAGGGAGGGGAGACGCATTGTGCCGATGAGGAGGGGTACAGGGAATCGCGCTGAAAAACCTCATTTCAAGGGAGTTATTGCGATTTATATTAGCTCTAGCTAGAGCCATTGAGCGGCGGGTTCCGCCGGTCATCTTGCTAGCTAATATGCTAGAATCGTCTAATCGCACATGGTCCGAGTACCGAAAGTGGTTCCTGAATTTGCTTATCGCGGTGTTTTTGACGGTAAGGCCAATAAGAGGCTAATATGAGCTCCATTTTATTACTCCGAATATCCACCGGTAGAATTTTCACGGATTCGTAGAAATTTCCTTCCATTTAGCAGATAAGAGTTCTGCGGAGTACATAGTTTGGCTGGTGTATCTCGGCTATGTTTCGGGGATATGTATTTGATGTAGTACATATCGAGAGATAAGTAGATTCCCTACTCTGTAGTCTTTCATGCCTGTTTCTCATTCTTTGTCTTCTCCCATGGTAGATAAGATCGGAGTCAACCTGACTGCCATCAGAGCAACCATTCTTATCTTCACTGCGTTTAAAAAGATCTGTGGACTCATTGGGTTCCCAAAGCCGTAACTTGTCTCTACCTCAATTGAAGATACAGGACTGAAGTTTTGTCAGCAAACGACCGTAGAGACTCAATTGCGTTTGGTGCAGAATTGACTTGAAACCCGTGCACGCGTCCAGCAGGGCGATAAAAACCCGGAGATAGCTGAAGTCATGGCTAAGATCTAGCAGTCCCTCTGCTGAGAACTGAGACCCGATTGAATCCAGGACGCGGGGAGCTGGGTCGAGATCTTTCCCCAAGCGAAAAGCCTCTGCATATGACTGGCATTTTCTTCGAAGGTGACAGATTCATCTACATGCGCATAGCTGGGCCTTCGGGTGTGACTTTAATCTGTAAGAACCATTCATTCGTCTGATACAAACCATCGCGGCCTACGTGTTTCCTAGGCTCGAGACAAATGGCGACAACCAGCCCCGCGCGACGTTTAGAAACACATTTGACAGTAGCCGGTTGGCCTACAACGGGTGAAGAACATGTCCATGTTTCCAGTGCATCATTCAGCAGAAGAGTATGCGTGCAGATGTTGCAGTATTTGAAGCGTTGAGTACAAAATAATCATGGCAGAAATTTTGGCAACTGTAAAATATCATTCTGCATGCTTATTAAGTAGAGGTACGCACAGCACAGGGCTCCGATAAACCAACAATCAACAGTCTCCAGGTCTGTGATAAAAAGACGCCGGACAGAGGCGATGAAGACTTTGACAACGAGCTCCTTTTCGATTCCAGATGGAACGAGTGTGTTTCTTCGCACTGGGATGCAGAGCGTGTCAACTCGACGGTTTTCCCGAAGGTCTACAGTGCTCCGGGGGTTAGCTTAACATAACATGCTGGACCCGGGGCTGTATTGGCTCTGCTCCGTCGATCCAGTGGATAATAATTGGATGGCAGTTATGCCGAAGCACAGAATTTGGATATGATATAAGCCCTGACATCAGTCTCGGTAGAAATCGTGGAGAATCATGTACCATAC
This region of Aspergillus chevalieri M1 DNA, chromosome 4, nearly complete sequence genomic DNA includes:
- a CDS encoding cupin domain-containing protein (COG:S;~EggNog:ENOG410QDZM;~InterPro:IPR014710,IPR011051,IPR013096;~PFAM:PF07883;~SECRETED:SignalP(1-22)); its protein translation is MFLPTILLSSISILNQITTTMATNTDTKQLSPLPKPTRFITSHNSDAKSVVHTEDAATWTNLGDEMGFFVPYTTSQFPVDMNNETDIAQNREVTSSGKLGLVNPGGTVCRYVDFAPGNKPVMHQTVSLDYGIVLEGEVEMILDSGEKKLLKRGDVAIQRGTMHAWKNPSQTEWARLLFVLQASENVVINGKALREDIPSDANIQPSQ
- a CDS encoding purine-nucleoside phosphorylase (COG:F;~EggNog:ENOG410PGQ0;~InterPro:IPR009486;~PFAM:PF06516;~SECRETED:SignalP(1-22);~go_process: GO:0055085 - transmembrane transport [Evidence IEA]), with product MRLPSLSAGLLAVSSLWTAVSATPGHGVQLTGKHKITPKVFIVSMFAPEAEAWWDIPEFNLLAHNITVPGLSPLFPDVHCTADYSVCQLVTGEGEINAAVTLSSLLFSPIFDLTHTYFFVAGIAGVNPKVTTINSATFARYAVQVALQYEIDLRELPDNWTTSYFPQGAQKPFEYPTSIYGTEVFELNADLRSIAASFARRANLSDSTAAQEYRAKYTTDDEVYAAGTKAPSVVECDVTTTDVYFSGSLLSDAFDKTTSVLTNGTGVYCSTAQEDNATLEALLRAAKHNLTDFSRIIVMRTGSDFERGYEGQSALDNLLYADQGAFEPAVQNLYNAGVQVVQGILRGWDTTFAAGVKPSNYIGDIFGTLGGKPDFGPGSEQAKEDAGALTKRGMGLAKRSRSVRR
- a CDS encoding zinc-dependent alcohol dehydrogenase family protein (COG:Q;~EggNog:ENOG410PIQ2;~InterPro:IPR013154,IPR013149,IPR036291,IPR011032, IPR020843;~PFAM:PF00107,PF08240,PF13602;~go_function: GO:0016491 - oxidoreductase activity [Evidence IEA];~go_process: GO:0055114 - oxidation-reduction process [Evidence IEA]), which translates into the protein MSVRKWVTTLKGLDTLHLQEDIIPTPGKGEVLVEIRAVSLNYRDTEVCNGEYTHHKSIGQDDSIVPCSDSCGVVIQVGDGVTTLKTGDRVLSPFLPDHLTGQVTEKELASGLGFPLDGVLASHRVFSACGLVKAPEYLSNVEAATLPIAPVTAWMSINGMRPMGQDGGAGEYVLLQGTGGVSIAGLQIAKAAGAKVIITSSSDEKLAQAKALGADYTINYRTNPDWEKIVMEMTNNHGADIVLETGGAKTLKKSFDCIAFGGLIDCIGYLSGKVDEPDDRTNVNVLALRRNVTLKGIINGPKDRFEEMIGFYEKHQIRPVVNRVFPFDQAKEAFNFLYSGSHFGKVVITV
- a CDS encoding putative MFS transporter (COG:G;~EggNog:ENOG410PJ5Z;~InterPro:IPR020846,IPR011701,IPR036259;~PFAM:PF07690;~TransMembrane:10 (i12-32o38-58i70-92o104-124i173-192o212-231i238-256o268-287i299-320o332-354i);~go_function: GO:0022857 - transmembrane transporter activity [Evidence IEA];~go_process: GO:0055085 - transmembrane transport [Evidence IEA]) → MLGKKFGPARVLPILMFTFGSFTLLSAAAYNFGGLFAIRWFLGMAESAFLPLVIYYLTTFYRRGELARRLAIFYAASNIANAFSGLIAFGVFQIKNSNIPNWRYLFIIEGGVTVLLAIFAYWYLPRSAAEAKFLSEEEKALAFHRIQVDSSTVVNEPFRFRDAIRIFLHPSTYVFLCLEICTGVPIQAVNLFLPQIVQRLGFSTVKTNLYTVAPNVTGAVMCVILAFASDFTRLRSPFIALAYLLTFSGFMIYASIDNVHTQLHLAYFATFMMTWGTSAPSVLLSTWYNNNIAHEGRRVLLTSIGVPLANLMGLVSSNVFRSEDKPKYLPALITVGVFGATGAILAGLLGGYMWMDNVRRDRRDGVKARAIDVPTERLRDGPAAAEFRWFL